A portion of the Cryptomeria japonica chromosome 5, Sugi_1.0, whole genome shotgun sequence genome contains these proteins:
- the LOC131876404 gene encoding perakine reductase-like — MLYRELGIGIVPYSPLGRGFFAGKAVVESLSIWIPRFHGENLEKNKVLYERVSALAQKHGCTPAQLALAWILHQGKDVAPIPGTTKIKNLDENIGSLKVKLSQQELNEIASAVPEHEVAGLRYAEGPYQATWQFANTPLPKH, encoded by the exons ATGTTATACAGAGAGTTGGGTATTGGGATTGTACCATACAGTCCACTTGGTCGTGGTTTTTTCGCTGGAAAAGCAGTTGTTGAAAGCTTATCG ATCTGGATACCTCGGTTTCATGGAGAGAACTTGGAGAAGAATAAAGTATTATATGAAAGAGTTTCTGCACTTGCTCAGAAACATGGTTGCACACCCGCACAATTGGCCCTTGCATGGATACTTCACCAAGGAAAAGATGTTGCACCCATACCAG GAACAACCAAAATAAAGAACTTAGATGAAAACATTGGTTCCTTAAAAGTTAAGCTATCGCAGCAAGAGCTGAACGAGATTGCTTCAGCTGTACCAGAGCATGAAGTTGCAGGTTTGAGGTATGCCGAAGGTCCTTATCAAGCAACGTGGCAATTTGCAAACACTCCTCTGCCAAAACATTAG